A DNA window from Maribellus comscasis contains the following coding sequences:
- a CDS encoding sulfatase-like hydrolase/transferase, translating into MKIDKLFLVVIFILLTGYSASNEKPNILIILADDLGYSDLGCYRGKIQTPNIDGLAANGVSLTRFRREIGKQPNMSDNGSYAEWVSFRFEYVIMKQE; encoded by the coding sequence ATGAAGATAGACAAGTTATTTTTGGTAGTTATATTTATTCTTTTGACAGGGTATTCTGCGTCAAATGAAAAGCCCAATATTCTTATAATTCTTGCCGATGACCTTGGCTATTCCGATTTGGGATGTTACCGGGGTAAAATACAAACTCCGAATATTGACGGTCTTGCTGCAAACGGAGTAAGTCTTACACGGTTTAGAAGGGAAATTGGAAAACAACCTAATATGAGTGACAATGGTTCGTATGCCGAATGGGTTTCATTCAGATTTGAATATGTAATTATGAAACAAGAATAA